Proteins co-encoded in one Haladaptatus sp. ZSTT2 genomic window:
- the purH gene encoding bifunctional phosphoribosylaminoimidazolecarboxamide formyltransferase/IMP cyclohydrolase, producing the protein MTRIAGLASNRGRNLMHIADLAPGGAAVEVVLTNQEGAPVLDAAAERGIATEVVEREEGESRESHEQRILARLADYDFDLVCLDGYMRVLTGEFLNNAPTTLNVHPSLLPMFKGMDAWGDALSAGVKVTGCTVHVVNEEVDAGPIVTQEPIPIYDGDTEETLKERVLYEGEFKAYPRAIKWFADDAVTVSEDGVEIDADVGGEFPARRVETADHLTDLRYGENPHQAAAVYADATCEEASVVHADQLNEGAKALSYNNYNDADAALNLIKEFDEPAAAVIKHANPAGCATADTLAEAYENALSTDPMSAFGGIVSLNRTCDAKTAERIIDSFKEVVVAPGYTEAALDVLTEKKNLRVLDVGPLNEITSTLVEKPIVGGRLIQERDLQKLTVDDLEVATEKEPSDEELETMLFAWQTLKHVKSNGILFAKGTETVGVGMGQVSRVDAVRLAAMKAEEHAEGKDAKGAVMASDAFFPFPDGIEAAAEAGITAVIQPGGSVNDDDVIAAAEEHGMTMVFTGQRSFKHD; encoded by the coding sequence ATGACACGAATCGCTGGTCTGGCGAGCAACCGCGGACGGAATCTCATGCACATCGCAGACCTCGCGCCCGGCGGCGCGGCAGTCGAGGTCGTCCTTACGAACCAAGAGGGCGCGCCGGTGCTCGACGCCGCAGCAGAGCGCGGCATCGCCACGGAAGTCGTCGAACGCGAGGAGGGCGAATCGCGTGAGTCACACGAACAGCGCATCCTCGCACGCCTCGCTGACTACGATTTCGACCTCGTCTGTCTCGACGGCTACATGCGCGTCCTGACCGGCGAATTCTTGAACAATGCTCCGACGACGCTCAACGTCCACCCCTCCCTGCTCCCGATGTTCAAGGGAATGGACGCGTGGGGCGACGCGCTCTCCGCGGGCGTGAAGGTCACCGGCTGCACTGTCCACGTCGTCAACGAGGAGGTCGATGCCGGGCCAATCGTCACCCAAGAGCCGATTCCAATCTACGACGGCGACACCGAGGAGACGCTCAAAGAGCGCGTGCTCTACGAGGGCGAGTTTAAGGCCTACCCGCGCGCCATCAAGTGGTTCGCTGACGACGCCGTCACGGTGTCAGAAGACGGCGTCGAAATCGATGCCGACGTAGGCGGCGAGTTCCCGGCCCGCCGCGTCGAAACCGCAGATCACCTCACCGACCTGCGGTACGGGGAAAACCCCCACCAAGCAGCCGCCGTCTACGCCGACGCGACCTGCGAAGAGGCGAGCGTCGTCCATGCAGACCAGCTCAACGAGGGCGCGAAGGCGCTGTCGTACAACAACTACAACGACGCCGACGCCGCGCTGAACCTCATCAAGGAGTTCGACGAGCCCGCCGCCGCGGTCATCAAGCACGCAAACCCCGCAGGCTGTGCGACCGCCGACACTCTCGCTGAAGCCTACGAAAACGCGCTCTCGACCGATCCGATGAGTGCCTTCGGAGGCATCGTCTCGCTCAATCGCACGTGTGACGCGAAAACGGCAGAGCGCATCATCGATTCGTTCAAAGAGGTCGTCGTCGCGCCGGGCTACACCGAAGCCGCCCTCGACGTACTCACCGAGAAGAAAAACCTGCGCGTGCTCGACGTTGGCCCGCTCAACGAGATTACGTCCACACTCGTGGAGAAACCAATCGTCGGCGGCCGTCTGATTCAGGAACGCGACCTCCAGAAACTCACCGTCGATGACCTCGAAGTCGCCACCGAAAAAGAGCCGTCCGACGAGGAATTGGAGACGATGTTGTTCGCGTGGCAGACGCTGAAGCACGTCAAATCCAACGGGATTCTCTTTGCGAAGGGCACGGAAACCGTCGGCGTCGGCATGGGACAGGTTTCCCGCGTGGACGCCGTCCGCCTCGCCGCGATGAAGGCCGAGGAACACGCAGAGGGCAAGGACGCGAAGGGTGCAGTGATGGCTTCAGACGCCTTCTTCCCGTTCCCAGACGGCATCGAAGCCGCCGCGGAAGCCGGTATCACCGCCGTCATCCAGCCCGGCGGCTCGGTCAACGACGACGACGTGATTGCTGCCGCAGAAGAACACGGCATGACGATGGTGTTCACCGGCCAGCGTTCCTTTAAGCACGATTGA
- the folP gene encoding dihydropteroate synthase, with the protein MEFHDAANFLFDLRRFTPRAGTEATRALLDHLGSPDDDIDFVQVAGSNGKGSTVRMLESTLREAGLSVGLYTSPHLEDVRERVRVNGRMISKQALISFVEQTKPYLTEAAAAGESPTFFETLTALAVWEFARKDVDVAVLEVGIGGKYDATSAVSPIASAVTNVSLEHTQYLGDTVEEIATDKAHVASGVNPLVTAATGTALDAVRKQAGDIVTVGGDDADVTVAYDGRDGLEGRVRLSGPDWHIEARLPALGDHQAANAGIAATLARQVADVDEATIARGLRKAHWPGRFEVMSQSPLTVLDGAHNPGACEVVADLLAEFDYDNLHLVFGAMSDKDHRAMVAALPTPDSVVTCQPDLDRSQDRAVLASIFEDAGVADVSRRSAVESAVELALSNAGPNDCVLITGSLFVVAEARRRWTRAEIPKRIVDLDDARKTLSGAHVTDAGVWRMRGKAVHRVLKTRVQKRQAQYLKEEMLSLGGECALSGLNDQDDETFDVVLMGTLAQFKRLADKLDGQPYGLSPFADDIREALSIQTRPEKLGYPWEDGPVVMGILNVTPDSFHDGGRYEAIEDAVSRGKEIVAEGADIIDIGGESTRPGADEVSTEAEIARVVPVVEQLADLDCLISIDTRKAAVARAALEAGGDIVNDVTGLEDPEMRFVAAEFDAPIVVMHSLDAPVVPEHTVEYDDVVEDVIAELNKKVLLAEKAGLDRRQIIVDPGLGFGKSPAENFELLGRANELHALGCPVLIGHSHKSMFDLVGQETDDRLPATIAGTTLAVERGADIVRVHDVDANVAAVRATQAARDPTQFE; encoded by the coding sequence ATGGAGTTCCACGACGCCGCGAACTTTCTTTTCGACCTGCGGCGGTTCACCCCACGGGCGGGCACCGAGGCCACGCGGGCCCTGCTCGACCACCTCGGCAGTCCCGACGACGACATCGATTTCGTACAGGTCGCGGGGTCAAACGGCAAGGGCAGCACCGTTCGGATGCTCGAATCGACCCTCCGCGAAGCCGGGCTGTCGGTCGGGCTCTACACCTCACCGCACTTAGAGGACGTCCGCGAGCGCGTCCGCGTGAACGGTCGGATGATTTCGAAGCAGGCTCTCATCTCGTTTGTCGAACAGACGAAACCGTATCTCACCGAGGCGGCCGCGGCGGGCGAATCCCCAACTTTCTTCGAGACGCTCACCGCGCTCGCCGTGTGGGAGTTTGCGAGAAAGGACGTAGACGTGGCTGTCCTCGAAGTCGGGATTGGTGGAAAATACGACGCGACGAGCGCCGTTTCTCCGATTGCGAGCGCCGTGACGAACGTCTCGCTCGAACACACCCAGTACCTCGGGGATACGGTCGAGGAAATCGCCACCGATAAAGCACACGTCGCCTCCGGCGTGAACCCGCTCGTGACCGCCGCAACCGGCACGGCACTCGATGCGGTTCGCAAGCAGGCGGGCGACATCGTCACCGTCGGCGGCGACGACGCGGACGTGACGGTCGCCTACGACGGGCGCGACGGCCTCGAAGGCCGCGTCAGGCTCTCCGGCCCCGACTGGCACATTGAGGCGCGTCTCCCCGCGCTTGGCGACCACCAGGCGGCGAACGCGGGCATCGCGGCCACGCTTGCCCGACAGGTCGCAGACGTAGACGAAGCAACCATCGCCCGCGGCCTCCGCAAAGCCCACTGGCCGGGGCGCTTCGAGGTGATGAGTCAGTCGCCGCTCACCGTGCTCGACGGCGCGCACAACCCCGGTGCGTGCGAGGTCGTTGCTGACTTGCTCGCCGAATTTGACTACGACAACCTCCACCTCGTGTTCGGTGCGATGAGCGACAAAGACCACCGCGCGATGGTGGCGGCGCTCCCGACGCCCGACTCGGTGGTGACCTGCCAGCCAGATTTAGACCGCTCACAGGACCGCGCGGTGCTCGCGAGCATCTTCGAGGACGCGGGTGTCGCAGACGTGTCGCGTCGGAGCGCTGTCGAAAGCGCCGTCGAGCTCGCGCTGTCGAACGCCGGACCGAACGACTGTGTCCTGATTACGGGGTCGCTGTTCGTCGTCGCAGAAGCCCGCAGGCGCTGGACACGAGCCGAAATTCCAAAGCGCATCGTGGACTTAGACGACGCGCGCAAAACGCTCTCGGGCGCACACGTCACCGACGCAGGCGTCTGGCGAATGCGGGGCAAGGCCGTCCATCGCGTGCTCAAAACGCGAGTCCAAAAGCGCCAGGCACAGTACCTGAAAGAGGAGATGCTCTCACTCGGCGGTGAGTGTGCGCTGTCGGGGCTCAACGACCAAGACGACGAGACGTTCGACGTCGTGTTGATGGGGACGCTCGCGCAGTTCAAGCGCCTCGCAGACAAACTCGACGGCCAACCCTACGGCCTCTCGCCGTTCGCAGACGACATTCGCGAGGCGCTCTCGATTCAGACGCGCCCCGAAAAACTCGGCTATCCGTGGGAGGACGGCCCCGTCGTCATGGGAATCTTGAACGTCACACCGGACAGCTTCCACGACGGCGGCCGGTACGAGGCCATCGAGGATGCCGTTTCACGCGGAAAAGAAATCGTCGCAGAGGGAGCCGATATCATCGACATCGGCGGCGAGAGCACGCGCCCCGGCGCAGACGAGGTGAGTACCGAAGCCGAAATCGCGCGGGTCGTTCCTGTGGTCGAACAACTCGCAGACCTCGACTGTCTCATCTCGATTGACACGCGAAAGGCGGCCGTCGCGCGGGCGGCGCTCGAAGCCGGTGGCGACATCGTAAACGACGTGACCGGCTTAGAAGACCCGGAGATGCGCTTCGTCGCTGCCGAGTTCGACGCGCCCATCGTCGTCATGCACAGCCTCGACGCGCCCGTCGTCCCGGAACACACCGTGGAGTACGACGATGTGGTCGAGGACGTCATCGCGGAGTTAAACAAGAAGGTGTTGCTCGCAGAGAAGGCAGGACTCGACCGCCGACAAATCATCGTTGACCCCGGCCTCGGCTTCGGGAAATCGCCAGCAGAGAACTTCGAGTTGCTCGGGCGCGCGAACGAACTCCACGCCCTCGGCTGTCCCGTCCTGATTGGCCACTCCCATAAATCGATGTTCGACCTCGTCGGGCAGGAGACCGACGACCGGCTGCCTGCGACCATCGCGGGGACGACGCTCGCGGTCGAACGCGGGGCGGACATCGTGCGCGTCCACGACGTAGACGCAAACGTCGCCGCGGTTCGTGCCACACAGGCGGCGCGCGACCCTACTCAGTTCGAGTGA
- a CDS encoding helix-turn-helix domain-containing protein, giving the protein MGTIIEFVLPAESFIFGPALTQLSGVHIELERIVPLGEQPVPYIWVSGTAAEPFEQFAMESPEVESATLLDQIDDRLLYRVVCTPAAGTLLSALFETGGTILEAHGDDHWFFRVRFQNHDSVTAFHTACDANNIPVTIERITTLDTVDGADLPVELTKEQQEALVLAVKHGYFESPRLVSLDELSDELGITPQAVSKRLRPAIKKTVYHAVRSLNGSEVGERR; this is encoded by the coding sequence ATGGGCACGATCATTGAGTTCGTACTCCCCGCAGAGTCGTTCATCTTTGGGCCTGCACTCACACAGTTGTCGGGCGTCCATATCGAACTCGAACGTATCGTCCCACTTGGCGAGCAACCGGTTCCCTACATCTGGGTTTCCGGCACCGCAGCAGAACCGTTCGAACAGTTCGCCATGGAGTCTCCGGAGGTCGAATCGGCTACCCTCCTTGACCAGATTGACGACCGATTGCTGTATCGCGTCGTCTGTACACCGGCCGCAGGGACTCTGCTGAGCGCACTGTTCGAGACTGGTGGCACGATTCTCGAAGCCCATGGCGACGACCACTGGTTCTTTCGAGTTCGATTCCAGAATCACGACTCAGTGACGGCGTTCCATACGGCCTGTGACGCCAACAACATCCCCGTCACAATCGAGCGCATCACTACGCTTGACACCGTAGACGGGGCAGATTTGCCCGTCGAACTCACCAAAGAGCAGCAAGAAGCCCTCGTGTTGGCCGTGAAACACGGCTACTTCGAAAGTCCTCGGCTCGTGTCGCTCGACGAACTCAGCGACGAGCTCGGTATCACACCACAAGCCGTCTCAAAGCGACTTCGACCCGCGATAAAGAAAACCGTGTACCACGCCGTTCGCTCGCTCAACGGCAGTGAAGTGGGCGAACGACGGTAA
- a CDS encoding glycosyltransferase: MRVAFVSSHTTDRRDTPGNRRVRRVAEGLARKGHEVAVFCTQWWEGETVAEFERDGVTYHAVTDTPAPLTFAAKVPFALSSFDPDIVHATPTPPAQVVGARLSTLFSRTPLVVDWYGDDDPPESWSGRYPARAPTAVITPSRMVSTWVRESGASAEAVEIIPEGVDVSLIEDTDPTDGVDVVTACSMDEHANLDSLFLALAELRDRDWHAVVIGDGPHRAAFEQQATDLRIADRITFTGSLSPAERVAYYKGAHVFTHTGTRTPFATDLLWGLACGCIGIVEYHTDSAAHELVEGLERGFRATSPQEIANAIEKAGSLDTRTTDERFFKYSHDALLSRYLTCYAAVRDDAGLF; this comes from the coding sequence ATGCGCGTCGCGTTCGTCTCGTCTCACACGACCGATAGACGAGACACCCCGGGCAACCGCCGGGTTCGCAGAGTCGCAGAAGGCCTTGCACGGAAGGGCCACGAGGTTGCCGTGTTCTGTACCCAGTGGTGGGAGGGCGAGACGGTCGCGGAGTTCGAGCGAGACGGCGTTACCTACCACGCCGTCACCGACACGCCCGCCCCGCTCACGTTTGCCGCCAAAGTGCCGTTTGCGTTGTCGTCTTTTGACCCCGACATCGTCCACGCCACGCCAACGCCACCGGCACAGGTGGTCGGTGCGCGGCTTTCAACGCTGTTCTCGCGAACGCCGCTCGTGGTCGATTGGTACGGCGATGACGACCCGCCCGAGTCCTGGAGCGGGCGGTATCCGGCCCGTGCCCCAACGGCGGTCATCACACCCTCACGGATGGTGAGTACGTGGGTCAGAGAGAGCGGGGCGTCAGCAGAAGCCGTCGAAATCATCCCAGAGGGCGTCGATGTGTCGCTCATCGAGGACACTGACCCAACCGATGGTGTCGATGTCGTCACCGCCTGCTCGATGGACGAGCACGCGAATCTCGACAGCCTGTTTCTCGCGCTTGCAGAACTCCGCGATCGCGACTGGCACGCGGTCGTCATCGGTGACGGCCCACATCGTGCGGCGTTCGAACAACAGGCCACAGACCTCAGAATCGCAGACCGAATCACGTTCACCGGGTCGCTCTCGCCCGCAGAGCGCGTTGCTTACTACAAGGGTGCCCACGTGTTCACCCACACGGGCACGCGAACGCCGTTTGCCACCGACCTGCTCTGGGGGCTCGCGTGTGGCTGTATCGGCATCGTCGAGTACCACACCGACTCTGCGGCCCACGAACTCGTCGAAGGCTTAGAACGGGGTTTTCGGGCCACCTCACCACAGGAAATCGCAAACGCAATCGAAAAAGCGGGGTCGCTCGACACACGAACGACCGACGAGCGGTTTTTCAAGTACAGCCACGACGCATTGCTGTCCCGGTATCTCACCTGTTACGCCGCGGTGCGTGACGACGCCGGACTCTTCTAA